GTGACACACAACTCCGCAAGTCCGTATATGTTGGTGTCATTCCACCTTCACTCACAACGTGAAATTAAACTTTGCACACGTGTCATGTAATTTTATTtggcctttttcttttgaattaTTTGGCCTTTGAGATCTTACTTTTTTACGAATAAAGTCTGTTTTAAAACATTGTGCTTGTAGAGTTTGTTGAAGTCGAACCTTCGCCCCTGAATCCATGAAATTGGCACCCTGTACTCCGTAATCCTGGTCATTAGGCTCGCGAACGCGTAATCCCGGTCATTGAGCTCTCAAACGTGGTTTCCAAACGGGACTGTCGTTGTGGCGTGCTAAAATCTCGCAACTTATCTTTTTCCTTGTCTCGCTGACTCCCTCCCTGCATGTGTCTCCCCCGCCCAATGGAGTCTCCTCGCTCCACGAGCCGCCGAGCAACAAACACCGTTGCGCGCGCGGTGGACACGAGGGTCACGGCTTTCGGCCCGGCCATGGCTGGCGCCTTGCCGTGGCTTTCCTCTTTGCGAGGCTCtccaggggcacaacggccgAGGAGCAGAGGAAGGTGACGCACCGGGGTCCGGAAGCTGGCCAAAAGCAACGTGTTCCACCGCGCAAGCTGCCTCGTGGGCTCGTGGTCGTGGACGTCGGCGCCGCGCGTGTCGCGGCTGCTCCACCTCCTGTCCTCGTCGGACGCGTCCTTGCGGGAGAACGCCGTGGCGAGCCTCCTAAACCTCTCGAAGTACCATAAGTCAGAGCGCGGCGAGCAATGTCAGAGTCGGGATTCGGGAAGGCGGtgtccgccggcgccgtgctCGCCAGCCTCGTCCTCTCCGGATCCGAAGACCGCGACGACGTAGCGCTGCTCACGTGGGTCACCGAGCAGCCGACAGGTGCAAATGCCATGCCCGCAAGCTCGGAGCGGGCCTCGTCGTGGACGTGGACTTCCTCGGCGTGTCCGTGTCGAGGTCAGGGAAGGAGCATTGCGTGGCTTTGCTGGCATCGCTGTGTCGGCATGGCGGCGACGCTGTCGTGGCTCTCATGGGCAAGATGCCAACGCCGATCATCAGCTcgtaccaccaccaccactcgAGGCAGACTGCAGCATAGGAACGACATCAGCAAGGCTGAGGTCGGCGAGTGCAACGGCAAGGGCGTGTTTAGTTAGTCAAAGATCCCAGCATTGACCGCATCAAGACAGAAATACCCATTTGAAAACCACGTTTGAGCGAACATGGATTTTTGGCTCCTGAGATCCATTGCTCCTGGTAACATGGAACAATCCCTATCCATCTTTCAGGCCAGATAATCACTGTGGACTGCAGCTTTTTGGTTCAGTATGTAGTGTATAAAAACAGTAAAGAATACTGGGCCGTCCAGGTAGTCTTTCATGGAAACGTTTGAATTTTTTGCGTGGGGACGGGCTACCTTTTCCTGGACCGGCACATGTGCCCTGATGGATCAGGTGGGCCGGCACACCATGGTACAGGTGCCCCTACCTGGACCGGCACATGTTCCTGGACCAGTGGGCCCACTCACCACTgtaaatatctctccctcaaCCCACGCTCTATCCATTCCCCCATCTGCCCCTACCTCGCACCATCCCGTCATCAAGCTTCTGTCGTCGCTCCTCCACCGTCGCCGAGATGTCCGCGTCAGCCCGCTACTCCGTCTGGTCCTAAGCAGGTCGTCGGGCATCTCCTCACCGGGTCGTCGGGCGCGCCGATCGCGGGTTCGATGCACCTCAGCGGGGTCGTCGGGCACGGCGAAGATGGGCATGGCGGAGATGGGCACTGGTCCGATGCACGGAGACGGATGATCTGGTGCTCTTCCGGAGGATCTGGTGCGCGATGCGGCGGAGATGGGCAGGgcgtgttggagatatgccctagaggtaaccatgtgatgatgttatttcctatgtattcatgagttattgttattgtcttcgaacatcatcactgatatgtatcaataaatacgtgatttgtttgtgagactatgtattctatgatgttgttctaatggtccttggtcattgaggttatgcggacacataatctagactagcaatgtgaatcagtatgatgactatgtttcacaagtcatagggcaaggtgttgccgactgatagcatggactcggcaatgagattgttgagtcggacagacctgcaccgagacacaacgagatgattgtcatttgttagtctcaaatACGATGTATATgtcagtcctagacctgaggtcatcgcatgagcttgggatgtgaatcgccCTACTTAGGGATTGCCAAatgctactccgtaactgggtggttataaaggtagttttcgggtttgctgagaagcatgctgcgagtcatggttgatcaagatgggatttgcccctcctattcggagtgatatctctgggccctctcgagtgatcagattcggaaagcatggccatgcgacttgggttaagtgttaacccgttcgggaatctgtatcacaggaacgagaagagagtcgagctatccacaaggatgacaagcactagccttgagctcgacacacatatcgtgaggcaaaaggaatgttgcatctgacacattgtatggttcgtcaatataccttgtggtcacTCGAGAGTTGGcatgtgctgctaggcgccgctaccaactatcgacttgagtcggtgccagtggacgagtaaggtgttactcgggcccgcagtccgagctcgtagtcgtgtccgactgaccgcgaacctgaagggtcacacgcttaaggggtggggaccgagttggatcggatccaactcatATCAgacttagactcctaacgggcctcaagtattgagcccactagggacgtctatatatgtggaggagaccaacctggctagggttacaccagtccagacgcgagttataCTCGGTCGTCACACCTCCACACCCAAAACCTTgtgatcggatctagcagtccgccgcacggagttcctccctgtacgtgtggatacctcggaggcgctgcacttgcggcgcttggacgaactgctcgtgggcaaggaggagcaggccgaacGACTACTCGGCATTGACACGcatcatcgactctacttctgctacgggtctgcgcatctagtggtaatctcgtgattcATTATCTACAGAATTGATCTGGGCAGAATCggtagaatttttattttgtgctagcgtagcctaccgcgttccccaacagggcggtggccggcgggcCATCCGGCCATGGAAGAtcctgctgcttctgctctcCCACTGGAAGATCCCGTCGCCGGCAGCAAGCCCACTCGTGGCACCAGGGCGAAGATTCGCTCTGTCCATTGCGACGGCCGGATTCGCCGGAACCCGTGGGCTCCAGGAATCGGCCAGCCTCCGCCCCGGAATAGCTGGATCCGCAACTACCGGCACCACCTCCGGGAGTCGACGCCGGCCGGCTCCACCGCAGACAGCTCTGCCTGGCTGGTTTGCCTTCCTCGTGAGGCCGCCTGCAACTTGCTGCAGTACCACGGGAACGGCCGACCgcgtcctcttcttcttttcctcctgATTTCGATCTTGAGACCACGGTTTGTTGTTCTAATTGCTTTCAGCTCTTGCGGTCGCCCTGCATGTATCTGCAGTATCTGCAGCTCTTGCGGTCGATCTGCACCAGCCTTGCGCGCGGCTACCCTCGAATCATGGAACCACAACCGTGCGAACTGTAGATACAGCTGCTGATCCATCAAATTAGGAGGCTGATTAGTAAGTGATTTGGGAGCAAGAATTTTTGTTGCACGAGAGAACCGAGGCCTCAATAAATATTAGGACTGGTGTAAGATCTATAGTTTAATTGAAAATCATGTGGTTGCTGCTTGCTGGTTTGTGATTGCACAACAATTTTCGTTAGATTAAAACTGGTTACCAAGTTGTGTGTAGGGAAAAATAAAGATGGGTTGGCATTTTGCGTGTGATGAGGATGGCACGATAGGATGGTTAGATGGTTCGCAAATCCTATCGATGAGCTACTCAGGCAGACGAATCATGGACCACCTGAACACAAGATGATCCGGGCGGTGCCAGGTGTTGGTCGGGCGAGTGAGACGACACGTGTtaatatagaaaaatgtaaccatgcgacaataaaaaaaagtgttccgatttaaaaaaaatggaccAGCAAATTTCAGAATCAAACATGTGCCGATTTTGGAACTGGCCCAGCAAATGTCAAATTGTTCCGGCCGACCGAAGCAATTCTCATGCCAATCACGAAGGACCAGCCAACCTGGCCATTACGAATGCTGAGCGAAAAAACagtagtttcttttttttagtgaaaaaaatatatttatttgatcaGGTCCAGGTAGCCTTGGTGAACCAGCCCATGTTTATTTGCGGTGATCCAGGTtgtctggaaaaaaaattatttgatCAGGTCAGGTAGCCTAGATAAGCCAGCCCAGGTTATAGAAGGCCGCGGATGGACCATTCGGTGAATAAAAAACTTCAGTAGGCTTCTAGAATACCGGGCCATACTAAAATGATCTGTTTTTATATTATTATGGACCGGCCCATCTGTGCCGTCGGATCGGATATCTAATGGTGAGGACACCGGGAGCACCGGTTCCCGGGAGCCAAATAGCATTTTCGCGTTTGAGCGCCTAATCAACGCGATTGGAGGTAGATGACCGGGATTGAAGGTAGAGGTTCGATTTCAACAATCTCTACAAACACgagctcaaaaaaaaaacgaggtTGTACTCTCTATGAATTTGAATGAAGTCCATTCAACTTATTGGACGAGGATTCATACTTGATCCTGAGTCTGATCGTGGAAAAGTTTGTAGCAGGTTATCTCGAAGATGAAGTACACCCGCTACGCCGTGGCCTCTGGGGGGCTAATCCGTCAGAAAGAAGCTTGGAACCTCCAGGTCATGTACCTTTTTAATTGAACAGCTATTTCAACGTGTCACTTTTTTCAATTCGTGTGATGTGGTTTCTTTTGTTCAGATAATTTTACACCGATCACCAACATGGCAAACGCAGATTTTCCTGTCACACCCGATAGGCTCTTCACCCAGGTAGCGCCCATGGAAAGTGGTAATCCAACAGGCCAATAGCTAGCTATTGGGTGGACAACGTACTGTAGCTTTGACTCCCACAGTAGCACACGACAATGCAGGACAGAATAAATTTCAAGCCATCTAGCCTCTTGCAAGGTGTCTTCGGCAAGTTTCTCACGAAGCGTCAGCATTCCGTGTGCTCGCACTAATCAAATTGTTGCCATTGGAGTTCCCTAGAATCTAAGATAAAATTCATCTATCTAAACTTTGGTTACAAGCAACTGAGAAACACGGCCTTGGCTTGCATTCTTACCTTCATAAAGTGATACATGGTGATCTTTAAATAGTGGAACTTCCAAACAGATACTTTCATATTCAGAATTTCTCCTTGCTGGTGAAGGAAATCACCTGAGGTCAACTCGCAACTTCATCCTTCCATAATCAATATATCTACAGCTACAAGATGGTTCCGCACACAGTAACAGAAAAGGATAAAAAATCTGGCACTTGCTATGAAGAGTAACTTTCAGACCAACTGTTAGATATGATATTATTTGGTTTCCCCAGTAGAATTAGCCCGATGCTGCCTTCAAGCCTAGCGCCTGCATGTTGATGTCTTGATGTGATTGTGTCCGCATGAGAGCGCCTATATTAGTCATAATAATTGAGTGTCAcaacataaaacaaaatttatcACAAGTTATCATATGTAGGATGCCCATGTGACAATATGGGTCAAATCTGTCTTAAAAAATATTGATGGTCCAGTCCAGACGGCGCCTAAACATATGACTGAGACCCATTGGCATATGGTTCACAATGGCTGCTAATGGTCCAAGcgataaaaaaaggaaaattcagGTGAGTATGCCATAGGCACTACAAACTGATTCATTGTTGTGAACAATATTGCCATGTACAATACAACTGATGGTTTTCTCTGGAAGACACTATTAATGAAAAATAAACAAGCTTCGATCATGGTGAACACAAACCATATACCAACATATTGCCTTGTGATATAAGACATCAAAGCAGCTTTCTTCAAGTACATGTTTCACAATTGGTTAAATAGATAATGCATATTCGTATTCATGATACCAAGATCCAATTCGTCTGAAAATCTATTAACAAGAATTATTTAATAGCACGATAAACAAACTAGATCTGAGCAGAAGTCGATCAGTCTATTTCACTTCCAAGTTCAGAGTTTTCTAACATCTTCAATGGAACAACTAGACCAACACTCTATTACTTGTATGCAGTCCAGATGATTCTATGACCAAACGATTGCACCAGACATACACTAGGGAAAGATAGTACAACTGGGGCCACTGACCTCAGAGCCTAGAAGAGGAAAGAACTTCACCATTTCACATTTTGTTTGACGCcataaattttgtttttctctcagCAGGTTTGAGAATTTGAAAAGAACACATCAAAGTTTCATCAACACTCATCATCGCGCCAGCATTATCAAATTCACCACAATAATTGGGAGCTGAGAAGATGGTGACCAGTTGTCTGTCAGCGAAGAATTCATAACCATCCTCAACAACCTGACATCAGATCAAATACATAAACACCTTATTAGTTTGCTAGAGTAAGCTAGAGAAACAGACAGAAAAGATGTTGCACTAGAATACTACCTGGTGAGCCCGGCAAATAAGATCAAGATCATGCTTTAGAAGGAATTCCGTTACTTTGTCGTGGCCAAATGTGTATGAGACCCCCCTATCGTTCATGCCCCACCCTTGAACATCTTTTCCTGGATCAGACCAAAGAAGATCGCAGAGTAGACCAGTATCCGGCACATCAGTAGGACGGGGCAAGTTTTTTATCTCATCCAAATGTGTCAGATCAGGAGAAAGGccgccatgcatgcataatatTTTATCATCAATTAGAGCAGCCACGGGGAGGCAGTTAAAACAGTCCGTGAAAACCTTCCATAACCTCACATTGAATCGACGCTTGCATTCATCATAAAATCCATATATTCTGTTTATTGAAGCACACTCATGATTCCCtctcagaagaaaaaagttcTCCGGGTACTTGATTTTGTATGCAAGAAGGAGACATATAGTTTCCAGGCTTTGTTTGCCTCGGTCAACATAATCACCTAAGAATAGATAATTGGCCTCTGGGGGAAAACCTCCATATTCAAAGAGCCTTAAAAGATCACTGTACTGACCATGGATATCACCTGAGAGCAAACAACAAGGGACAGAAAAATCAGATGATAATATGGTAACTACAAAATGCATTTTGTCAGAGCTGACGATCACAAGCCTGTTATTGGGATGCCAATAAAGATGTTTCTTGGTACATTTTCAATATTTGATGAGTACATGGAAAATAGCCAACAGTCAAtcaaagaagagaaaaggtGGCCTATTTTAGCAACTGAAGTTCTGAATGAACAAGTGCTTGCTAGGATCAGCAACAAAAACTACCTCACAGTTTTGAATATCTGTAGCAATCATATTACTTAAACACTTGTCACATAGGTAGATTATTAACACTGAAAAAAGAGGGTCGAAAAATTGCTGCTCCGACGTCGACAATGTACTCCATGTGAAAATAAGCACGCTTCCTATTTTGTAATACAACCTAGTTACATGTAGATAATTTATGTTTGGAGTTTTCACACAAAAGAGGTAAATAGACAGCAAGGTAATACTAAATTTAGATACAAGCATGCAGACTTAAATTTTCTTGAGAACGAGCTAGAGCACACAACAGAGAGAACAGTAGTGCAATTAAGCTGGTCACCAAAGAAACTTGCGTGCATAATAGGAATCAAGCATGCATAAGACCACAGGGTTGTGAATTCGCAATCGGGATTTATTTTCAATTCCACACATATACAATAGCTGGGAGCCCAACAATGGTTACAACTGCCCAAAGGTATCTCAGAAGTTGCTTAAATTGTGAAATTGGGTCTAGAAGCttaatacggagtagcatATTTAAACTGAAACGAGGCAAGTGGAATATCTATGATGAATCAGTATCAAAATGACTAATTTCCTGTGCATAAATAGACGTGATAAGCAAACCCTGTCACCAAACATCTGCCTGATACCCACTGTATGTTCATCCAGCAGAATGTTAGCTACCTCGATGATAGTGATAGGTGTAggtaatgtactccctccgtccaacaaaggatgtctcaactttgacaaaatttgaatgcatctatacactaagtcatgtctggatacatccaaattttgacaaacttgagacatcttttgttggacggagggagtaagaaaaACTCCCAAGCAAActtgaaaaacaaatttatATGCAAATAGTTAGAATTATAAATCTCGCATTCCCGTACTAAGATGCTAATTTTAAGAATTCGTTGCACAAGAAAATCTTGTCAGCCTAAATCAACGGTAAAGCAATTCTTCGATTGTATATTTTGCTGTGGGAGCATCTTCCCATTCAAACCCCTCAGCGAATGGCAACCGCCTGCATACATACTACAAAACCTTGAACAAAAATCAATGTGATAACGTCCTTACCACCACCTACATACAGAAAAGAAACCACTTAACGAGAAATACCTGGGTCAATGCCACAAAGGATTGTTTCGTTTAACGCGCGCGAGATGGAGATTCAATCGCCACAACCACCCCAAGAAGCTAACTTTCCCCCACCTGCGGCGAGACCAAGCCAGATCTACTCTACGAACAGGAGCGGGGAGAGAGAGTCAAGAGGGCAGGAGAAGAGTCGCACTAACGCACCGCAGATCTTGATGGGAGCCTCGAGCTCGAGGAGGTTGGGCTGGCCGAGGAAGATTTCGCGGGAGGCGGTGCAGAGCTGGCGGATCTCCGACTCGGAGAGCTGCACCTGCTTCCCGGGGCGCGCCGTCCGCACCTCGAGCAGGCGGCGGATGATGTCGTCGAGGAGCGCGGCGTCCATGCTGCCCCCCtgccctcccgccgccggcgccgccgccatcgcctcccCACGGGCTGGAGAGATCGGTGGAGTTAGGGTTTCGGCGCTTCGGGCGGAGCAGGTGGCCGAGGGGGTGGGAGATTGGGTGGTGGGCCGCCGATAGGTACTAGATAAACCTGTCTCGTCCTTtgagttttgtttgttttactCCTACTCTATCGCTCTTGGTGTTCCTGTTTTTATTTCTctcaaataattttttttcgagcTAGGTCGTGGAGAGTTTTGATGTGGCCTGGTTGGTGCGTCTAGCCGTTTAGAGCCTAGACCAATTTTAAGCCGGTCACAGTCGTGAGTAATATAGATTAATAACATGCATACGTTATTAGTCTAAATTAATACTTTCGTAGTGAGCAATAACATATATGTGAtgtcatgcattgtgtcatttattaggtCGTAGACTCATCTTTTCTtaatttgtgtgatgttatggtaacatatctagttatcACAAACCTTTCTCTCATTAATAACATGCCACATCACCAAATTTGCTCAGTTGACACTTATGTTACCACCTATGTTACTCTCACCATGAGTAGTCTTACAAGCCGAGATGTACGTGCCCTCCTGAGCTCGTGGCACACACATGTGGCCAGATTATTGGAATGATGGGATTATTATGACAAGATCAATGCAGATCAAAACCAGGTGCCAAGTCGGTGCTAAGAAAAATAGACCCGGTTCTAGCCCCTTGTTGCATCTCGAGCTAAGAAAATTCTACCATGCATATCGGCGGTCCCATGTAGAGTGCCTCCTAGTTTTCCATCCCTCTCTTTCTGGGCCGTTGTCGCTTCCCAACACAGGCCGCCGCcaacctcctcctcgccaGGTCCCTCCACAATAGTGACAATGCATCGGTTGACAAGGGTGAGGGAGACCACGCGCTCAAAAGACATCGCGCACAGACACCAAGGCGGGAACGGCATAGACCTCAACATTGTCTGTCCCCCGCCTCATCCGGCCCCAATTGATCTCCGGCCTCATCTCTTGCTAGATTAAATTGGCTTCTCGAGAGATTTGGTTTTTCGGTTTTGGATTTGTGGgacgaaaaagaaaatagatttTGGATGGGCCGGAGAGGACGATGAAGAGTTCCGCTTCTCTTTATGGGATAGCTTGTGGGACGAAGAGGACGAGCTTGATGAGGGTGGGGATCGTATGGATATCCTGACTAGACCTATGCATAACCCGGTCAGGTTTCACAAAGCCCGACCCTGAAACCCTAACTTGGAGCCGGGCTTAGCCCGGCTTGAATACCAGAAAGACAAACTTTgccctattaaaaaaatattaatttaaTCATTTTCGTGATTAAAAAGTGAGTTTTTTACAACTatagcttttttttaagattTCAGGCCACGCTTTGGCGTAAAAGCAGGCCGGGCGGGCGGGCCTCCCATGACCAGGTCTAATCCTGACCAGTGGGCCCAGATGCTAAAGAACTTGTACAAGACCACGGGGCAGTTTTGTGTTTCCTGCTCTGTGTCGGTATTAATTCTAGAGCCCACACGCACACGTTGCCCGTGTTGTTAGCCCGTTAAGGGCAACTCCAGTAGTCCGACGCAAATTCGGTCCGTTTTGTCGTCGTTTTGGTCCCTTTGGGTCGCAGTCGGACTTTGTCCGTTTGGGTCTGTCAGTCCCTCAACGCGGCCACCCAATTGGTCTACTTTCTGGTCATAGACATGCGGGTCAGGGGAGGACAAAGGAGCAAAGGGAGAACAAACACAGTGCAAAGATGCAGCTCGAACGGACCCAAACTTGGACAAAATTTAAGTTGAAAATGGATCACGGCAGACAAAAAGCGGGCAGCCGCGTAAGTAGCTGGCCGCAACGTCCAGCCAGGCAGTCAAAGGGACAGTTCTTTTCAGCTCCCTAAACCGGCTTCTCCGAGAAGTTGTCCTCCTCCAGGacttcctggagaagccgtcacctaaatttgattaggctacTAAATTAGTTTGGcctaaactattttgaaaaccTAGCTGAATTTGAGATGCGGCTTCTCAAGGAAGGTAGGTGAGGGCAGATTCTATGAGAAGCCAAAAGAAGgcagccgctgcagctgcactAGGGCTGGACGAAAAGATCGAAGTTCGACAATCTTATTGAACGCTCACTAACTCGGTTCGTCAAGGACTCAGTTCGTTAACTAAAGAACCAAACCAAACTTTCTTTTCagatcgttaagcttaacgatcttaacgagcGAGCTCAGCGAGTGCTCGTTAACGAGCTCG
This is a stretch of genomic DNA from Brachypodium distachyon strain Bd21 chromosome 1, Brachypodium_distachyon_v3.0, whole genome shotgun sequence. It encodes these proteins:
- the LOC100839636 gene encoding serine/threonine-protein phosphatase PP1, with the translated sequence MAAAPAAGGQGGSMDAALLDDIIRRLLEVRTARPGKQVQLSESEIRQLCTASREIFLGQPNLLELEAPIKICGDIHGQYSDLLRLFEYGGFPPEANYLFLGDYVDRGKQSLETICLLLAYKIKYPENFFLLRGNHECASINRIYGFYDECKRRFNVRLWKVFTDCFNCLPVAALIDDKILCMHGGLSPDLTHLDEIKNLPRPTDVPDTGLLCDLLWSDPGKDVQGWGMNDRGVSYTFGHDKVTEFLLKHDLDLICRAHQVVEDGYEFFADRQLVTIFSAPNYCGEFDNAGAMMSVDETLMCSFQILKPAERKTKFMASNKM